Part of the Bacillota bacterium genome is shown below.
CCACCTGGAAGCCCATCGCCTCGCTGACGAAACGGATGGGGAGCAGCGTCCTTCCTCCGCGGATGAAGGGCGCGGCGTCGAGCACCAGCGTCTGGCCGTCGCGCACGACCGCCTTCTGCCCGATCACCAGGCGGATCCGGTGCTGGAAGGAAGCGGTCCCGCCCCCGCCACCCGGCGCGCCCCCGCCGGCGGGCGCACCCAGGAGTTGCGAGGCGTCGACCTGCACCACCTTGG
Proteins encoded:
- a CDS encoding copper amine oxidase N-terminal domain-containing protein; the encoded protein is KVVQVDASQLLGAPAGGGAPGGGGGTASFQHRIRLVIGQKAVVRDGQTLVLDAAPFIRGGRTLLPIRFVSEAMGFQVGWDQRTRTVSVRGGSTQIQLVVGSTTARVNGRPVQLDVAPVVIGGTTFVPVRFISETLGAHVTWDGRARAVTVEW